One window of Burkholderia thailandensis E264 genomic DNA carries:
- a CDS encoding DNA translocase FtsK yields the protein MAKAPYTAQAQALPHRMSRLLTEIRWILQVALFAFLLMALLSYSRRDPSWTHAAQVDHIANWAGRVGAWTADIMLLLFGLSAYWLIVLLGRRVAANYRRITRHDALPGEPEKPAGWLAEGFAFALVLLASDGIEALRMWSLKVQLPRAPGGVVGETVARGVSHALGFTGGTLALLIALAIGLSLYFRFSWLSVAERVGDAIINAFTLAKLRREAERDRKLGEAAAVKREGKVEEERVRIEEHEPVTIVPPVVTPAKSERAEKERQQPLFTDLPGDSTLPAISLLDPAPQSQETISADTLEFTSRLIEKKLKDFGVEVSVVAAYPGPVVTRYEIEPATGVKGSQIVNLSKDLARSLSLVSIRVVETIPGKNYMALELPNQRRQTVRLSEILGSEVYADAPSMLTLGLGKDIGGKPVCADLAKMPHLLVAGTTGSGKSVGINAMILSLLYKASAEQVRLILIDPKMLEMSVYEGIAHLLCPVVTDMRQAGHALNWTVAEMERRYKLMSKLGVRNLAGYNNKIEDAKKRDEKIPNPFSLTPDDPEPLGRLPNIVVVIDELADLMMVVGKKVEELIARIAQKARAAGIHLILATQRPSVDVITGLIKANVPTRIAFQVSSKIDSRTILDQMGAESLLGQGDMLYLPPGSGLPVRVHGAFVSDDEVHRVVEKLKEHGEPNYIEGLLEGGTIDGDEGSAAGTGDANGESDPLYDQAVEIVIKNRRASISLVQRHLRIGYNRAARLLEQMEQSGLVSAMSSSGNREILTPARDAE from the coding sequence ATGGCAAAAGCACCTTACACCGCTCAGGCCCAAGCGCTGCCGCACCGGATGTCGCGCCTACTGACCGAGATCCGCTGGATTCTCCAGGTCGCGCTGTTCGCCTTCCTGCTGATGGCGCTCCTGAGCTACAGCCGGCGCGACCCGAGCTGGACGCACGCCGCGCAGGTCGACCACATCGCGAACTGGGCGGGGCGGGTCGGCGCATGGACGGCCGACATCATGCTGCTCCTCTTCGGCCTCTCTGCGTATTGGCTCATCGTGCTGCTCGGCCGGCGCGTCGCCGCGAACTATCGGCGCATCACCCGGCACGACGCGCTGCCCGGCGAGCCGGAAAAGCCGGCCGGCTGGCTCGCCGAAGGCTTCGCGTTCGCGCTCGTGCTGCTCGCGAGCGACGGCATCGAGGCGCTGCGGATGTGGTCGCTGAAAGTGCAACTGCCGCGCGCGCCGGGCGGCGTCGTCGGCGAGACGGTCGCGCGCGGCGTGTCGCACGCGCTCGGCTTCACGGGCGGCACGCTCGCGCTGCTGATCGCGCTCGCGATCGGGCTGTCGCTGTATTTCCGCTTTTCGTGGCTGTCGGTCGCCGAGCGCGTCGGCGACGCGATCATCAACGCGTTCACGCTCGCGAAGCTGCGCCGCGAGGCCGAGCGCGACCGCAAGCTCGGCGAGGCGGCGGCCGTCAAGCGCGAGGGCAAGGTCGAGGAGGAGCGCGTGCGCATCGAAGAGCATGAGCCCGTCACGATCGTGCCGCCCGTCGTCACGCCCGCGAAATCCGAGCGCGCGGAGAAGGAGCGCCAGCAGCCGCTCTTCACCGATCTGCCGGGCGACTCGACGCTGCCCGCGATCTCGCTGCTCGACCCCGCGCCGCAGTCGCAGGAGACGATTTCCGCGGACACGCTCGAATTCACGTCGCGCCTGATCGAGAAGAAGCTGAAGGATTTCGGCGTCGAGGTGAGCGTCGTCGCCGCGTATCCGGGCCCGGTCGTCACGCGCTACGAGATCGAGCCCGCGACGGGCGTGAAGGGCAGCCAGATCGTCAATCTGTCGAAGGATCTCGCGCGCTCGCTGTCGCTCGTGTCGATCCGCGTCGTCGAGACGATTCCCGGCAAGAACTACATGGCGCTCGAGTTGCCGAACCAGCGCCGCCAGACGGTGCGGCTGTCCGAGATTCTCGGCTCCGAGGTCTACGCGGACGCGCCGTCGATGCTCACGCTCGGCCTCGGCAAGGACATCGGCGGCAAGCCGGTGTGCGCGGATCTCGCGAAGATGCCGCACCTGCTCGTGGCCGGCACGACGGGCTCGGGCAAGTCGGTCGGGATCAACGCGATGATCCTGTCGCTGCTCTACAAGGCGAGCGCCGAGCAGGTGCGCCTGATCCTGATCGATCCGAAGATGCTCGAAATGAGCGTCTACGAAGGCATCGCGCATCTGCTGTGCCCGGTCGTCACCGACATGCGCCAGGCGGGCCACGCGCTGAACTGGACCGTCGCCGAGATGGAGCGCCGCTACAAGCTGATGAGCAAGCTCGGCGTGCGCAATCTCGCCGGCTACAACAACAAGATCGAAGACGCGAAGAAGCGCGACGAGAAGATCCCGAATCCGTTCAGTCTGACGCCGGACGATCCCGAGCCGCTCGGCCGGCTGCCGAACATCGTCGTCGTGATCGACGAGCTCGCCGATCTGATGATGGTCGTCGGCAAGAAGGTCGAGGAGCTGATCGCGCGAATCGCGCAGAAGGCGCGCGCGGCCGGCATCCACCTGATCCTCGCGACGCAGCGTCCGTCGGTCGACGTGATCACGGGCCTCATCAAGGCGAACGTGCCGACGCGGATCGCGTTCCAGGTGTCGTCGAAGATCGATTCGCGCACGATCCTCGACCAGATGGGCGCCGAATCGCTGCTCGGCCAGGGCGACATGCTGTACCTGCCGCCCGGCAGCGGGTTGCCGGTGCGCGTGCACGGCGCGTTCGTGTCGGACGACGAGGTGCACCGCGTCGTCGAGAAGCTGAAGGAGCACGGCGAGCCGAACTACATCGAGGGCCTCCTCGAGGGCGGCACGATCGACGGCGACGAAGGCTCGGCCGCGGGAACGGGCGATGCGAACGGCGAGTCTGATCCGCTGTACGACCAGGCGGTCGAGATCGTCATCAAGAACCGGCGCGCGTCGATCTCGCTCGTGCAGCGCCACCTGCGGATCGGCTACAACCGCGCGGCGCGGCTGCTCGAGCAGATGGAGCAGTCGGGGCTCGTGTCGGCGATGTCGTCGAGCGGGAACCGCGAAATCCTCACGCCCGCGCGCGACGCCGAGTGA
- the trxB gene encoding thioredoxin-disulfide reductase, which yields MSTPKHAKVLILGSGPAGYTAAVYAARANLSPLLITGIAQGGQLMTTTDVENWPADPNGVQGPELMQRFLAHAERFNTEIVFDHIHTAKLHEKPIRLVGDSGEYTCDSLIIATGASAQYLGLPSEEAFMGRGVSACATCDGFFYRGQNVAVVGGGNTAVEEALYLTGIAKKVTVIHRRDKFRAEPILVDRLLEKEKEGTVEIKWDHVLDEVTGDDAGVSGVRIKHVTTGATEDVAVQGLFIAIGHKPNTDIFKGQLEMKDGYIITNGGLSGNATGTSVPGVFAAGDVQDHIYRQAITSAGTGCMAALDAQRYLESLHDHK from the coding sequence ATGTCCACGCCCAAACACGCGAAAGTCCTGATTCTCGGCTCCGGCCCCGCCGGCTACACGGCGGCCGTCTACGCGGCCCGCGCGAACCTGTCGCCCCTCTTGATCACGGGCATCGCGCAAGGCGGCCAACTGATGACGACGACCGACGTCGAAAACTGGCCGGCCGATCCGAACGGCGTGCAGGGCCCCGAGCTGATGCAGCGCTTTCTCGCGCACGCGGAGCGCTTCAACACCGAGATCGTGTTCGACCACATTCATACGGCCAAGCTGCACGAGAAGCCGATCCGCCTCGTCGGCGACTCGGGCGAATACACGTGCGACTCGCTGATCATCGCGACGGGCGCGTCCGCGCAATACCTCGGCCTGCCGTCGGAAGAGGCGTTCATGGGCCGCGGCGTGTCGGCGTGCGCGACCTGCGACGGCTTCTTCTATCGCGGCCAGAACGTCGCGGTCGTCGGCGGCGGCAACACGGCCGTCGAGGAAGCGCTCTACCTGACGGGCATCGCGAAGAAGGTCACCGTGATCCATCGCCGCGACAAGTTCCGCGCGGAGCCGATCCTCGTCGATCGTCTCCTCGAGAAGGAAAAGGAAGGCACCGTCGAGATCAAGTGGGACCACGTGCTCGACGAGGTGACGGGCGACGATGCCGGCGTGTCGGGCGTGCGCATCAAGCACGTGACGACGGGCGCGACCGAGGACGTCGCGGTGCAGGGCCTGTTCATCGCGATCGGCCACAAGCCGAACACCGACATCTTCAAGGGCCAGCTCGAGATGAAGGACGGCTACATCATCACGAACGGCGGCCTGTCGGGCAACGCGACGGGCACGAGCGTGCCGGGCGTGTTCGCGGCGGGCGACGTGCAGGACCACATCTATCGCCAGGCGATCACGAGCGCGGGCACGGGCTGCATGGCCGCGCTCGACGCGCAGCGCTATCTCGAAAGCCTGCACGACCACAAGTAA
- the lolA gene encoding outer membrane lipoprotein chaperone LolA translates to MQHQSLAVHTGSGSAPKRGFARTLRAALAGAALALVASHACAGGTEQLKAFVAKVHAAKGDFTQQIVKAPSKAASGAVPTVKPTDNSSGSFVFSRPGKFIWTYQKPYQQVLQADGDKLYVYDKDLNQVTERKLAGALGASPAAILFGSNDIDKNYTLRDAGEKGGIDWLEMVPKAQDTQFQRIGIGFRNGMLAAMELHDVFGNVTLLTFTNIQTNPPLKADQFKFVVPKGADVVTG, encoded by the coding sequence ATGCAGCATCAGTCGTTGGCAGTTCATACCGGTTCGGGTTCCGCGCCCAAGCGCGGGTTCGCGCGCACGCTGCGCGCCGCGCTCGCGGGCGCCGCGCTCGCGCTCGTCGCGTCGCACGCATGCGCGGGCGGCACCGAGCAACTGAAGGCGTTCGTCGCGAAGGTTCATGCGGCGAAGGGCGATTTCACGCAGCAGATCGTCAAGGCGCCGTCGAAGGCGGCGAGCGGCGCGGTGCCGACCGTGAAGCCCACCGACAACTCGAGCGGCAGCTTCGTGTTCTCGCGGCCCGGCAAGTTCATCTGGACGTATCAGAAGCCTTACCAGCAGGTGTTGCAGGCCGACGGCGACAAGCTCTATGTGTACGACAAGGATCTGAACCAGGTCACCGAGCGCAAGCTCGCGGGCGCGCTCGGCGCGAGCCCGGCCGCGATCCTGTTCGGCAGCAACGACATCGACAAGAACTACACGCTGCGCGATGCGGGCGAGAAGGGCGGAATCGACTGGCTCGAGATGGTGCCGAAGGCGCAGGACACGCAGTTCCAGCGGATCGGCATCGGTTTCAGGAACGGCATGCTCGCCGCGATGGAACTGCACGACGTGTTCGGCAACGTGACGCTCCTCACGTTCACGAACATTCAGACGAATCCGCCGCTCAAGGCCGATCAGTTCAAGTTCGTCGTGCCGAAGGGCGCCGACGTCGTCACCGGCTGA
- a CDS encoding Smr/MutS family protein — protein sequence MAKNQPHPSDPAKRQAAARAAEPAPAPASPPPAPAALRGQGLAGLGSLRAALAGESERRAREATQAQQSARQASADADLFRREIGEIKPLAAPPRAASGRLAPAPVPKHTRQDEEAVLSETLSDEFDPETLLDTDETLYYHRPGVSRDVVRKLRSGAWIVQAQLDLHGMRRDEAREALAEFIRESGKKGLRCLRVIHGKGLGSIGKEPVLKGKVRAWLVQKDEVIAFCQARGHDGGAGAVLVLLQPS from the coding sequence ATGGCGAAGAACCAGCCTCACCCGAGCGACCCCGCGAAGCGGCAAGCCGCCGCCCGCGCAGCCGAACCGGCGCCCGCGCCCGCGAGCCCGCCCCCCGCGCCCGCCGCGCTGCGCGGCCAGGGCCTCGCCGGGCTCGGCTCGCTGCGCGCCGCGCTCGCCGGCGAATCCGAGCGCCGCGCGCGCGAAGCGACGCAGGCGCAGCAGTCGGCCCGCCAGGCCTCGGCCGACGCCGACCTGTTCCGCCGCGAGATCGGCGAGATCAAGCCGCTCGCCGCGCCGCCGCGCGCCGCGAGCGGCCGCCTCGCGCCCGCGCCCGTGCCGAAGCACACGCGGCAGGACGAGGAGGCGGTGCTCTCCGAGACCTTGTCCGACGAATTCGATCCGGAAACGCTGCTCGATACCGACGAGACGCTGTACTACCACCGCCCCGGCGTGAGCCGCGACGTCGTGCGCAAGCTCAGAAGCGGCGCGTGGATCGTCCAGGCGCAACTCGACCTGCACGGAATGCGGCGCGACGAGGCGCGCGAGGCGCTCGCCGAATTCATCCGCGAATCGGGCAAGAAAGGCCTGCGCTGCCTGCGCGTGATTCACGGCAAGGGGCTCGGCTCGATCGGCAAGGAACCGGTGCTCAAGGGCAAGGTGCGCGCGTGGCTCGTGCAGAAGGACGAGGTGATCGCGTTCTGCCAGGCGCGCGGCCACGACGGCGGCGCGGGCGCCGTGCTCGTGCTGCTGCAGCCGTCCTAG
- a CDS encoding carbohydrate ABC transporter permease: MAAPLSGNGTSAAAAHRTSPLSAFADRWIPKLVLAPSVAIALIFIYGFIAVTGYLSLTNSRLLPNYDFDGFGRYSDLFQNDVWWTSAANLGWFGLPFIVICVVLGLFLAILLDQKIRNEGALRAVFLYPMALSFIVTGTAWQWILNPGLGLEKVMHDWGFTSFSFGWLDDPDKAIFCVVIAAVWQSTGFVMALFLAGLRGVDSEIFKAAQVDGATLPTIYRKIVIPSMRPVFFSVLLILCHITIKTFDLVVALTAGGPGTSSSLPAMFMYTFSFNRGQLGVGAASSVMMLATVVAVLVPLMYLESRSTRNAA; encoded by the coding sequence GTGGCTGCCCCTCTTAGCGGAAACGGAACCAGCGCGGCTGCCGCGCACCGCACATCGCCGCTGTCGGCGTTCGCCGACCGCTGGATTCCGAAACTGGTGCTCGCGCCGAGCGTCGCGATCGCCTTGATCTTCATCTACGGCTTCATCGCCGTCACCGGCTATCTGTCGCTGACGAATTCGCGGCTGTTGCCGAACTACGACTTCGACGGCTTCGGCCGCTATTCCGACCTGTTCCAGAACGACGTCTGGTGGACGTCGGCCGCGAACCTCGGCTGGTTCGGCCTGCCGTTCATCGTGATCTGCGTCGTGCTGGGCCTCTTCCTCGCGATCCTGCTCGACCAGAAGATTCGCAACGAAGGCGCGCTGCGCGCGGTGTTCCTGTATCCGATGGCGCTGTCGTTCATCGTCACGGGCACCGCATGGCAGTGGATCCTGAATCCGGGCCTCGGCCTCGAGAAAGTGATGCACGACTGGGGGTTCACGAGCTTCTCGTTCGGCTGGCTCGACGATCCGGACAAGGCGATCTTCTGCGTGGTGATCGCGGCCGTCTGGCAATCGACGGGCTTCGTGATGGCGCTCTTCCTCGCCGGCCTGCGCGGCGTCGACAGCGAGATCTTCAAGGCCGCGCAGGTTGACGGCGCGACGTTGCCGACGATCTACCGCAAGATCGTGATCCCGAGCATGCGCCCGGTGTTCTTCTCGGTGCTGCTGATTCTCTGCCACATCACGATCAAGACCTTCGACCTCGTCGTCGCGCTGACGGCGGGCGGGCCCGGCACGTCGTCGTCGCTGCCCGCGATGTTCATGTATACGTTCTCGTTCAACCGGGGGCAACTCGGCGTTGGCGCGGCGTCGTCGGTGATGATGCTCGCCACCGTGGTGGCGGTACTCGTGCCGCTGATGTATCTGGAATCGAGGAGCACCCGCAATGCAGCCTAA
- a CDS encoding ABC transporter substrate-binding protein, giving the protein MKIRAIMGALGAAGLLFGAAAAQAAENVTVLHWWTSGGESKAVGALKDDLQKQGYVWKDFAVAGGAGAAAMTALKTKVISGDAPSAAQIKGPLIQEWADQGVLVNIDAAAGDWKQNLPPEIDKIIKYKGNTVAAPFSVHRVNWLYINKAALDKIGAKPPATWPEFFQIADKLKAAGIQPVAMGGQPWQDLTLWEDVVLSQGADFYKKALVDLDQKTLTSDKMLDVFNTVRKIQGYFDSGRNGRDWNLATAMVINGRAGMQFMGDWAKGEFEAAGKKPGKDYICAAVPGTANAYTFNVDSFVFFQQKGQKAATPGQIALAKTIMTPAFQEQFSLLKGSIPVRLGVKMDKFDDCAKKSYADEQTAIKSGGYVPSLAHGMAQGDATAGAISDVVTKFMNSQQDAKSAVAALARAAKVK; this is encoded by the coding sequence CGGTGCTGCACTGGTGGACGTCGGGCGGCGAATCCAAGGCGGTCGGCGCGCTGAAGGACGACCTGCAGAAGCAGGGCTACGTCTGGAAGGACTTCGCGGTCGCGGGCGGCGCGGGCGCGGCGGCGATGACCGCGCTGAAGACGAAGGTCATCAGCGGCGACGCGCCGTCGGCCGCGCAGATCAAGGGGCCCCTCATCCAGGAGTGGGCGGACCAGGGCGTGCTCGTGAACATCGACGCCGCCGCGGGCGACTGGAAGCAGAACCTGCCGCCCGAGATCGACAAGATCATCAAGTACAAGGGCAACACCGTCGCGGCGCCGTTCTCGGTGCACCGCGTCAACTGGCTCTACATCAACAAGGCCGCGCTCGACAAGATCGGCGCGAAGCCGCCCGCGACGTGGCCTGAATTCTTCCAGATCGCCGACAAGCTGAAGGCGGCGGGCATCCAGCCGGTCGCGATGGGCGGCCAGCCGTGGCAGGACCTGACGCTGTGGGAAGACGTCGTGCTGTCGCAAGGCGCCGACTTCTACAAGAAGGCGCTCGTCGATCTCGACCAGAAGACGCTCACGTCGGACAAGATGCTCGACGTGTTCAACACGGTGCGCAAGATCCAAGGCTACTTCGATTCGGGCCGCAACGGCCGCGACTGGAACCTGGCAACGGCGATGGTCATCAACGGCCGCGCCGGCATGCAGTTCATGGGCGACTGGGCGAAGGGCGAGTTCGAGGCGGCCGGCAAGAAGCCGGGCAAGGACTACATCTGCGCGGCGGTGCCGGGCACGGCGAATGCGTACACGTTCAACGTCGATTCGTTCGTGTTCTTCCAGCAGAAGGGTCAGAAGGCGGCGACGCCCGGCCAGATCGCGCTCGCGAAGACGATCATGACGCCCGCGTTCCAGGAGCAGTTCAGCCTGCTGAAGGGTTCGATCCCGGTGCGCCTCGGCGTGAAGATGGACAAGTTCGACGATTGCGCGAAGAAGTCCTACGCTGACGAGCAGACGGCGATCAAGTCCGGCGGCTACGTGCCGTCGCTCGCGCACGGCATGGCGCAGGGCGACGCGACGGCGGGCGCGATTTCCGACGTCGTGACGAAGTTCATGAACTCGCAGCAGGACGCGAAGAGCGCGGTCGCCGCACTCGCGCGTGCCGCGAAGGTGAAGTAA
- a CDS encoding carbohydrate ABC transporter permease, translating into MQPKMTISRAVIYAALILFALYFLFPIYVMLSTSFKDLDQLRTGNLLTPPSSWTIAPWVKAWGEACTGVRCDGMKPFFFNSIKMVIPAVLISSLIGAFNGYVLTHWRFRGADALFTMLLVGCFIPFQVILLPMARLQGMLGLANTIPGLVFVHVVYGIAFTTMFFRNFYVSVPAELVKAARIDGAGFFTIFTKILLPVSLPIFMVCLIWQFTQIWNDFLFGIVFSGVDSMPITVALNNLVNTSTGVKEYNVDMAGAIIAALPTLLVYVIAGRYFVRGLTAGAVKG; encoded by the coding sequence ATGCAGCCTAAGATGACGATCAGCCGGGCAGTGATCTACGCGGCGCTGATCCTGTTCGCGCTGTACTTCCTGTTCCCGATCTACGTAATGCTGTCGACGTCGTTCAAGGATCTCGACCAGCTTCGCACCGGCAACCTGCTCACGCCGCCGTCGAGCTGGACGATCGCGCCGTGGGTGAAGGCGTGGGGCGAGGCATGCACCGGCGTGCGCTGCGACGGGATGAAGCCGTTCTTCTTCAACTCGATCAAGATGGTGATCCCGGCCGTGCTGATCTCGTCGCTGATCGGCGCGTTCAACGGCTACGTGCTCACGCACTGGCGCTTTCGCGGCGCGGATGCGCTGTTCACGATGCTGCTCGTCGGCTGCTTCATTCCGTTCCAGGTGATCCTGCTGCCGATGGCGCGCCTGCAGGGGATGCTCGGGCTCGCCAACACGATTCCGGGCCTCGTGTTCGTGCACGTCGTCTACGGCATCGCGTTCACGACGATGTTCTTCCGCAACTTCTACGTGAGCGTGCCGGCCGAGCTCGTGAAGGCGGCGCGCATCGACGGCGCGGGCTTCTTCACGATCTTCACGAAGATCCTGCTGCCGGTGTCGCTGCCGATCTTCATGGTGTGCCTGATCTGGCAGTTCACGCAGATCTGGAATGACTTCCTGTTCGGGATCGTGTTCTCGGGCGTCGATTCGATGCCGATCACGGTCGCGCTGAACAACCTCGTCAACACGTCGACGGGCGTGAAGGAATACAACGTCGACATGGCGGGCGCGATCATCGCCGCGCTGCCGACGCTGCTCGTCTACGTGATCGCCGGCCGCTACTTCGTGCGCGGCCTCACGGCGGGCGCGGTCAAGGGGTGA
- a CDS encoding trimeric intracellular cation channel family protein, producing the protein MHPRLTLAIAVLEAIATLAFAISGFVEARKNRLDSVGMFVVALATAFGGGTMRDVLLERRPFYWVEHQGYVIAIFGLSLVAPLVLRMASRLSAERLLLAADAIGLGIFSISGTSIALDAQMPWFVAAMMGVTTGVFGGIIRDVLCNDIPLILRDSRPYATCAFAGCWVYLLLVWLQFDSVYSVLAATGFILVTRLVTYKLDIRLPH; encoded by the coding sequence GTGCATCCGAGACTCACACTCGCGATCGCGGTCCTCGAGGCAATCGCGACGCTCGCGTTCGCGATCTCGGGTTTCGTCGAAGCGCGCAAGAACCGGCTCGATTCGGTCGGCATGTTCGTCGTCGCGCTCGCGACCGCGTTCGGTGGCGGCACGATGCGCGACGTGCTGCTCGAGCGGCGTCCGTTCTACTGGGTCGAGCACCAGGGCTACGTGATTGCGATCTTCGGCCTGTCGCTCGTCGCGCCGCTCGTGCTCCGGATGGCGTCGCGGCTTTCGGCCGAACGGCTGCTGCTCGCAGCCGATGCGATCGGCCTCGGGATCTTCAGCATCTCCGGCACGTCGATCGCGCTCGACGCGCAAATGCCGTGGTTCGTCGCCGCGATGATGGGCGTGACGACGGGCGTGTTCGGCGGAATCATCCGCGACGTGCTGTGCAACGACATCCCGCTGATCCTGCGCGACTCGCGACCGTACGCGACCTGCGCGTTCGCCGGCTGCTGGGTCTATCTGCTGCTCGTGTGGCTGCAATTCGATTCCGTCTACAGCGTGCTCGCGGCGACGGGTTTCATCCTCGTCACGCGGCTCGTCACGTACAAGCTCGACATCCGGCTGCCGCACTAG
- a CDS encoding ABC transporter ATP-binding protein: MASLSIRDVYKTYPNGVPVLKGVDIDIEDGQFLILVGGSGCGKSTLLNMIAGLETVTKGEIRIGDKVVNDLSPKDRDIAMVFQSYALYPSMTVRENISFGLNIRKVPKSEQKQIVDRVAAMLQIEHLLERKPGQLSGGQRQRVAMGRALARDPALFLFDEPLSNLDAKLRIEMRAEIKLLHQRLGTTIVYVTHDQIEAMTLGDRIAVMKDGVVQQFGAPQDIYDSPSNLFVAGFIGAPPMNFINGKLVEQGSGVGIELDTGAMRGVLNLPFDAKRMNGHVGRDVILGLRPERITDARSAHSGEGARLQPVDVTVDVTEPTGPDTHVFAQVNGKRIVSRVHPAANPQPQQKLSLLFDVSKAVLFDPSTEARIA, translated from the coding sequence ATGGCAAGCCTTTCCATCCGTGACGTGTACAAGACCTACCCGAACGGCGTGCCCGTCCTGAAGGGCGTCGACATCGACATCGAGGACGGTCAGTTCCTGATTCTCGTCGGCGGTTCGGGCTGCGGGAAATCGACGCTGCTCAACATGATCGCGGGCCTCGAGACCGTGACGAAGGGCGAGATCCGGATCGGCGACAAGGTCGTCAACGATCTGTCGCCGAAGGATCGCGACATCGCGATGGTGTTCCAGTCGTACGCGCTCTATCCGTCGATGACGGTGCGCGAGAACATCTCGTTCGGCCTGAACATCCGCAAGGTGCCGAAGAGCGAGCAGAAGCAAATCGTCGATCGCGTCGCCGCGATGCTGCAGATCGAGCACCTGCTCGAGCGCAAGCCGGGGCAGCTGTCGGGCGGCCAGCGTCAGCGCGTCGCGATGGGCCGCGCGCTCGCGCGCGACCCCGCGCTCTTCCTGTTCGACGAGCCGCTGTCCAACCTCGACGCGAAGCTGCGCATCGAGATGCGCGCCGAGATCAAGCTCTTGCATCAGCGCCTCGGCACGACGATCGTCTACGTGACGCACGACCAGATCGAGGCGATGACGCTCGGCGACCGGATCGCGGTGATGAAGGACGGCGTCGTCCAGCAGTTCGGCGCGCCGCAGGACATCTACGATTCGCCGTCGAACCTGTTCGTCGCGGGCTTCATCGGCGCGCCGCCGATGAACTTCATCAACGGCAAGCTCGTCGAGCAGGGCAGCGGCGTCGGCATCGAGCTCGATACGGGCGCGATGCGCGGCGTGCTGAACCTGCCGTTCGACGCGAAGCGGATGAACGGCCACGTCGGCCGCGACGTGATCCTCGGCCTGCGGCCGGAGCGGATCACCGATGCGCGCAGCGCGCACAGCGGCGAAGGCGCGCGCCTGCAGCCCGTCGACGTGACGGTCGACGTGACCGAGCCGACGGGCCCCGACACGCACGTGTTCGCGCAGGTCAACGGCAAGCGGATCGTGAGCCGCGTGCATCCGGCCGCGAACCCGCAGCCGCAGCAGAAGCTGTCGCTGTTGTTCGACGTGTCGAAGGCGGTGCTGTTCGATCCGTCGACGGAGGCGCGGATCGCGTGA